The Spirosoma radiotolerans genome has a window encoding:
- a CDS encoding NADPH-dependent F420 reductase has translation MKQPIGIIGTGNVGSVLAKRLVALGYPVKATNSRGPGSMHAFAAETGTKAVSLDDITQEVDMLILAIPFGRISEVSRGLQLPEKIIVVDASNYYPDRDGAIRPVDQGLPESVWTAQQLAHPVVKAFNSIMAYSLDHNASSGQVDHRIALPVSGDDPLARATVGALVKALGFASYDAGGLAASWRQQPGQPAYCTDASLDELPVLLSKANPTRAAQRRDQAVQAMARLPSTFPPQKLIRVSRLSAGLDRFKWSSWSALIHLGYSLLRA, from the coding sequence ATGAAGCAACCAATTGGGATCATTGGTACCGGGAACGTGGGTAGTGTTTTAGCCAAACGGCTGGTTGCCCTGGGCTACCCGGTTAAGGCGACGAACTCTAGGGGTCCAGGCAGTATGCATGCGTTTGCCGCCGAGACAGGAACCAAGGCCGTTTCCCTTGACGATATAACGCAGGAGGTGGACATGCTGATCTTGGCGATACCCTTCGGCCGTATCAGTGAGGTGAGTCGAGGGCTCCAGCTTCCCGAGAAAATCATCGTCGTGGACGCCAGCAACTACTACCCCGATCGGGATGGAGCGATACGGCCAGTCGATCAGGGCTTACCCGAGAGCGTGTGGACAGCGCAGCAATTGGCTCACCCCGTTGTTAAAGCGTTTAACAGTATTATGGCGTATAGCCTGGATCACAACGCCAGCTCCGGTCAGGTTGATCACCGAATTGCCTTGCCGGTTTCGGGGGATGATCCCCTCGCCCGGGCAACGGTTGGGGCGTTGGTGAAAGCGCTTGGCTTCGCCAGCTACGATGCGGGTGGGTTAGCGGCTTCCTGGCGGCAGCAGCCTGGCCAGCCCGCTTACTGCACGGACGCTTCGCTGGATGAATTACCGGTTCTGTTAAGCAAAGCGAATCCAACGCGGGCTGCTCAACGACGTGATCAAGCCGTGCAGGCCATGGCCAGGCTTCCCTCGACGTTTCCGCCCCAGAAATTGATCCGCGTTTCCCGGCTCTCGGCGGGTTTGGACCGGTTCAAGTGGTCAAGCTGGTCGGCACTGATTCATCTGGGGTACAGCCTGCTGCGTGCTTAG
- a CDS encoding Crp/Fnr family transcriptional regulator, with protein sequence MNLDFALFHTFLNQYQQIPATDFDLICQHMQWRTIKAGDHLLEQGKTARELFFVTNGILKIISTSEKGNEVIQFFVKENKFCTVLYSFMGQVVSQEGIMAATDGAVFVFSRPQLHRLYQQLPSVKELFEGIIQQALLDKIQLRNSLMGEEATTRYLKFMAQHPDILQRVPLSDVASYLGITQQSLSRIRRNLTLSGTGND encoded by the coding sequence ATGAACCTCGACTTCGCCTTATTTCATACCTTCCTGAACCAATACCAGCAGATTCCGGCTACTGATTTTGACCTGATTTGTCAGCATATGCAGTGGCGGACAATAAAGGCGGGGGACCACCTATTGGAACAGGGCAAAACAGCCCGGGAATTGTTTTTTGTCACCAACGGCATTTTGAAAATTATCTCCACCAGCGAGAAAGGTAATGAGGTGATCCAGTTCTTTGTGAAGGAAAACAAGTTTTGCACGGTCCTCTATAGCTTTATGGGGCAGGTGGTTTCTCAGGAAGGTATTATGGCCGCTACCGACGGGGCGGTCTTTGTCTTTAGCAGACCCCAGTTACACCGACTCTATCAACAGCTTCCTTCGGTTAAAGAGCTCTTTGAAGGCATCATCCAACAGGCCCTGCTGGATAAGATTCAACTCCGCAATAGCCTGATGGGTGAAGAAGCGACTACTCGCTACCTTAAATTTATGGCGCAGCACCCTGACATCCTGCAACGGGTTCCTCTGAGCGATGTCGCGTCCTATCTGGGCATAACCCAGCAATCGCTGAGCCGGATCCGGCGAAACCTCACGTTGTCAGGAACAGGAAACGACTGA
- a CDS encoding winged helix-turn-helix transcriptional regulator, which yields MAQTTCTPDEKRLNQQMVALRDAIELLSGKWKFGILLALHVHGALRFSALQERSAGISPKVLAEELQDLVANRLITRTINNTKPITVTYAITEHAFAAEPAILALIEFGLKHRQKIMSE from the coding sequence ATGGCCCAGACAACATGCACACCCGATGAAAAGCGCTTAAACCAGCAGATGGTAGCGCTTCGTGATGCCATTGAGCTCTTGAGTGGCAAGTGGAAATTTGGCATTTTACTGGCCTTACACGTCCATGGAGCGTTGCGATTCAGCGCGTTACAGGAACGTTCAGCCGGTATTTCACCCAAGGTGTTAGCGGAAGAATTGCAGGACTTAGTAGCCAATCGACTGATCACCCGAACGATCAATAACACAAAACCGATTACCGTTACGTACGCCATTACCGAGCATGCCTTTGCCGCAGAGCCTGCGATTCTGGCCTTAATCGAATTTGGGTTGAAGCACCGACAAAAAATTATGAGCGAATAA
- a CDS encoding SDR family NAD(P)-dependent oxidoreductase → MARIFITGSSDGLGKMAAALLLGEGHQVVLHARNEQRAEIARKANPSAETVLIADLSSLTQTVGLAEQVNRLGQFDAIIHNAAVGYREPNRITTVDGLSHVLAINSLAPYLLTALIHKPSRLIYVSSGLHRDGDSSLRDLNWEKRPWNGFQAYADSKLQNVLLALAVARLWPDVFSNALEPGWVATKMGGAYAPDSLQQAPLTQVWLASATDPQVLTSGGYYYHQKPQAVYPDARNVTIQQRYLTQCKEFTGVELPA, encoded by the coding sequence ATGGCTCGTATCTTTATTACTGGCTCCTCGGATGGGCTGGGCAAAATGGCAGCCGCGCTTTTGCTAGGGGAAGGCCATCAGGTTGTTCTTCATGCCCGCAATGAACAACGGGCAGAGATAGCCCGGAAAGCCAACCCTTCGGCAGAAACTGTGCTCATCGCCGATCTCTCTAGCCTGACCCAGACGGTCGGTCTAGCTGAGCAGGTCAATAGATTAGGACAGTTCGACGCCATCATTCATAATGCCGCCGTCGGTTATCGGGAACCCAACCGGATCACCACCGTCGATGGCCTGTCCCACGTGCTGGCTATCAATAGTCTGGCGCCCTATCTGCTAACGGCACTTATCCATAAACCTTCGCGGCTTATTTATGTAAGCTCTGGCCTGCATCGGGATGGGGACAGCAGCTTACGGGATCTTAACTGGGAGAAAAGGCCCTGGAATGGCTTCCAGGCTTATGCGGACTCAAAACTGCAGAATGTATTGCTTGCCTTGGCGGTTGCTCGCTTGTGGCCAGACGTATTCAGCAATGCCTTGGAGCCTGGCTGGGTGGCCACCAAAATGGGCGGAGCTTACGCGCCCGACAGTTTACAGCAAGCGCCACTAACTCAGGTGTGGCTGGCTTCTGCTACCGATCCGCAGGTGCTCACATCGGGCGGGTATTATTACCATCAGAAACCACAAGCCGTTTATCCGGATGCCAGAAATGTTACAATCCAGCAACGATACCTCACCCAGTGCAAGGAGTTTACGGGGGTAGAACTGCCAGCCTGA
- a CDS encoding winged helix-turn-helix transcriptional regulator: MATIKKVNSSTSLNEAVLEEACRFNEVMRLIAPQWKMQLLFSIQWGDNRFSLLKKVYPSLSDQMLSKRLTELTKEGFVNKVTAADPKHVVVTYYLTQKADELLTLVPRFCEWGEKWLGSD; encoded by the coding sequence ATGGCAACGATTAAAAAAGTAAATTCATCCACGAGTCTGAACGAAGCGGTGCTGGAAGAGGCCTGTCGTTTCAATGAAGTCATGCGGCTGATTGCTCCCCAATGGAAGATGCAACTTCTGTTTTCGATCCAGTGGGGAGACAACCGGTTTAGCTTATTGAAAAAAGTATACCCTTCTCTTTCGGACCAAATGCTCAGTAAACGGCTGACCGAGTTGACCAAGGAGGGGTTTGTCAACAAAGTGACCGCTGCTGACCCCAAGCATGTGGTGGTGACGTATTATCTGACCCAAAAGGCCGACGAACTACTAACCCTGGTTCCCCGCTTCTGCGAGTGGGGCGAAAAGTGGCTTGGGTCGGACTAA
- a CDS encoding NmrA family NAD(P)-binding protein gives MIAILGITGQVGQVIGELLLHQHQPIRAVVRNPAKATQWAARGAEVVAADLLDAAALTQAFRGTEAVFIMTPPGLDLENVLEQHQQMVAAISMALKSAHPKKVVYLSSIGGHLLHGTGAIRKLYDLEQALTRLPIPTAGIRAGWFMENFIGSIPGAVQSGQLHSFLNPTDLLIPMVAVQDIGQLAAELLTQSWTGARILELEGPCRYSADNVASILAYHTGRPIRAVAISPADYEQTYSSFGFTQDASRLMAEMNDGFNRQWIVFEGGKAEPVYGETLLEDMLRTQVTEGLGAKP, from the coding sequence ATGATTGCAATCCTTGGAATCACCGGCCAGGTTGGCCAGGTAATCGGGGAACTGTTGCTCCATCAACACCAACCCATCCGGGCCGTTGTTCGGAATCCGGCCAAGGCAACCCAGTGGGCAGCCCGGGGGGCGGAGGTCGTAGCCGCTGATTTACTCGATGCAGCCGCGCTCACCCAAGCCTTTCGCGGTACCGAAGCCGTTTTTATTATGACGCCACCGGGGCTGGATTTGGAGAACGTCCTTGAGCAACACCAGCAGATGGTAGCGGCTATCAGTATGGCATTAAAAAGTGCCCACCCTAAAAAGGTCGTTTATCTCTCCTCCATTGGTGGTCATTTACTCCATGGCACCGGGGCCATCCGTAAATTGTATGACCTGGAACAGGCGCTTACGCGGCTACCCATACCCACCGCGGGTATCCGGGCGGGCTGGTTTATGGAGAACTTTATCGGCAGTATTCCGGGGGCGGTTCAATCGGGACAACTACACAGTTTTTTGAACCCTACCGACCTACTTATTCCAATGGTTGCCGTCCAGGATATTGGTCAGCTAGCGGCTGAACTGCTGACTCAGTCCTGGACGGGAGCCCGTATCCTCGAGCTGGAAGGCCCCTGCCGGTATTCAGCCGACAACGTAGCCTCGATACTGGCCTACCATACCGGTCGGCCGATTCGGGCGGTGGCGATCTCACCTGCCGACTATGAACAAACCTATTCGTCGTTTGGCTTCACTCAGGATGCCTCCCGGCTGATGGCCGAAATGAACGACGGGTTCAACCGACAGTGGATTGTCTTTGAAGGCGGTAAGGCCGAGCCTGTATACGGGGAAACGTTGTTAGAGGACATGCTCAGGACGCAGGTAACAGAAGGATTAGGGGCGAAGCCGTAA
- a CDS encoding nuclear transport factor 2 family protein: METIQEQTTDTITVIQSLVEGLNATDRKDFTHWRTLLADELTIDFGGVKPAQTIKADDLVAWAKVAYQDMITMHMSFNHEVTLDQQQAHVYSYGRALHRQAVSVGEDYWFIYARYEHRLIKQDGVWKITRLQMTPVFEEGNSNLVNQAYEDARQQD, encoded by the coding sequence ATGGAAACTATTCAGGAGCAAACAACCGACACCATCACCGTCATTCAATCGCTGGTTGAGGGACTCAATGCCACGGACCGAAAAGACTTTACCCACTGGCGTACCTTACTCGCCGATGAATTGACCATTGATTTTGGCGGGGTCAAACCAGCACAGACCATTAAGGCCGATGACCTGGTGGCCTGGGCCAAGGTAGCCTACCAAGACATGATAACGATGCATATGTCATTTAACCATGAAGTCACCTTGGATCAGCAGCAAGCGCATGTTTACTCCTACGGTAGAGCGTTACATCGCCAAGCGGTCAGTGTGGGTGAAGACTACTGGTTTATTTACGCCCGGTATGAGCACCGGTTGATCAAGCAGGATGGCGTTTGGAAGATTACCCGTTTGCAAATGACGCCGGTCTTTGAGGAAGGCAATTCGAACCTGGTTAACCAGGCGTATGAAGATGCCCGCCAGCAAGACTAA
- a CDS encoding sensor histidine kinase, whose protein sequence is MVDSPETLDNEAIFRALVMESPIPIALLVGRELIITVANQAQLAVWGKGDAVFGMPLAKAIPEMEGQPFLAILDEVFTTGVTFATNNTPAQMVVNGVSKTVYFDFSFKALKNKQGAVYGIIATGVEITQQVATHQALLLREEQLHQQSRDLDQQVAERTLQLQDSIQDLKRSNQNLQQFAYIASHDLQEPLRKVQQFGDLLQDQYRTELGQGVTYLERMQQAAHRMSNLIRDLLTYSRISTQRDTSRLVSLTTIVKVAVQNVSPLIHETGAAIQLSDLPELAGDASQLEQLFQNLLSNALKFRTPGVAPQIQILSSRVLAHDLPKEFRPHRAVSGYYRIDVVDNGIGFEEKYLDRIFQVFQRLHTRNEYAGTGIGLAICEKVVANHGGWLTAQSQPGHGATFRVYLPE, encoded by the coding sequence ATGGTTGATAGTCCTGAAACGCTCGATAATGAAGCCATTTTCCGCGCCCTGGTCATGGAATCGCCCATTCCGATTGCTCTGCTGGTGGGTCGGGAATTGATTATCACTGTAGCCAATCAAGCTCAGTTAGCCGTATGGGGGAAAGGAGATGCTGTCTTCGGTATGCCCTTAGCCAAAGCCATCCCCGAGATGGAAGGCCAACCCTTTCTGGCCATCCTGGATGAGGTCTTTACCACGGGCGTTACATTCGCCACCAACAACACCCCCGCCCAGATGGTAGTCAATGGAGTCTCCAAGACTGTCTATTTTGATTTTTCATTTAAAGCCCTCAAAAACAAGCAGGGGGCGGTGTATGGCATTATAGCGACGGGCGTCGAAATTACCCAACAGGTGGCCACTCATCAAGCGCTGCTGTTGAGAGAAGAGCAGTTACATCAGCAATCCAGAGACCTCGACCAACAAGTGGCTGAGCGAACACTGCAGTTGCAGGATTCGATTCAGGACTTGAAGCGATCTAACCAAAACCTGCAACAGTTTGCCTATATCGCTTCGCACGATTTGCAGGAGCCACTTCGCAAAGTACAGCAATTCGGTGACCTTCTCCAGGATCAATACCGCACCGAGTTAGGACAAGGCGTGACGTATTTAGAGCGCATGCAGCAGGCAGCCCATCGGATGTCGAATCTAATTCGAGACTTATTAACCTATTCGCGGATCTCTACCCAACGAGATACCAGTCGGCTGGTATCGCTCACGACGATCGTAAAAGTGGCGGTCCAGAACGTATCGCCACTGATCCATGAAACAGGTGCAGCCATCCAACTGAGTGACTTGCCTGAGCTAGCCGGTGATGCCTCCCAATTAGAACAATTGTTCCAGAATCTGCTCTCCAATGCCCTTAAATTTCGTACTCCAGGCGTGGCACCCCAGATTCAGATCCTGTCGAGTCGTGTGTTGGCCCATGATTTACCGAAGGAGTTTAGGCCCCACCGAGCGGTCAGCGGCTATTATCGGATTGACGTAGTAGACAATGGGATTGGTTTTGAGGAGAAATATCTGGATCGCATCTTCCAGGTCTTTCAGCGCTTGCATACTCGGAATGAGTATGCCGGAACGGGAATTGGCCTGGCCATTTGTGAGAAAGTGGTAGCCAATCATGGGGGCTGGTTAACGGCCCAGAGCCAACCGGGCCATGGAGCAACCTTTCGAGTGTACCTGCCCGAATAA